The following proteins come from a genomic window of Eubalaena glacialis isolate mEubGla1 chromosome X, mEubGla1.1.hap2.+ XY, whole genome shotgun sequence:
- the LOC133082360 gene encoding ubiquitin-like protein FUBI, which translates to MHLLFHAQELHTLKVTGQETVTQIKVHVASLEGITTEDQVLLLERTPLEDEATLGQCGVEALSTLEVAGHMLGGKVHGSMACARKIRSQTSKVAKQEKKKMGWAKRHMQYNRCFVNIVPTFGKKKGHNANS; encoded by the coding sequence ATGCATCTCTTGTTCCACGCCCAGGAGCTACACACTCTCAAGGTGACTGGCCAGGAGACTGTCACCCAGATCAAAGTTCATGTAGCCTCATTGGAGGGTATCACTACAGAAGATCAAGTCCTGCTCCTGGAACGCACACCCCTAGAGGATGAGGCTACCCTGGGCCAGTGTGGGGTGGAGGCTCTGAGCACTCTGGAGGTAGCCGGCCACATGCTTGGAGGTAAAGTCCATGGTTCCATGGCCTGTGCCAGGAAAATAAGAAGTCAGACTTCCAAGGTGGCCaaacaagagaagaagaagatgGGCTGGGCCAAGAGGCATATGCAGTACAACCGGTGTTTTGTCAATATTGTGCCAACTTTTGGCAAGAAGAAGGGCCATAATGCAAACTCCTAA